The following are encoded together in the Bos javanicus breed banteng chromosome 4, ARS-OSU_banteng_1.0, whole genome shotgun sequence genome:
- the TMEM139 gene encoding transmembrane protein 139, with product MPTASLDTTAVCLFAGAWGGAMVPGQLWGKLEKPLLFLCCTSFLLGLALLGIRPDITPVAYFFLSLGGFFLLGCLLACFLEWGSRSVQTESPEASSNARDNEAFEVPTYVEATVMDPQPHPQELDQPPSYSSIVIPSGLEEGQPNHPEEPRRARLDRRVGSEGSVTSGSLRRPPVSLRLRWSRAASTVPDLQTLWTPPRLEPLTPPPAYEVSCDHSDDDVFYGNNWTPP from the exons ATGCCAACTGCTAGTTTGGACACAACAGCTGTGTGTCTTTTTgcaggagcctggggaggggccaTGGTGCCAGGCCagctgtgggggaaactggagaAGCCGCTTCTCTTCCTGTGCTGCACCTCCTTCCTCCTGGGGCTGGCTTTGCTGGGGATACGGCCGGACATCACCCCTGTGGCTTATTTCTTTCTCAGCTTGGGTGGCTTCTTTTTGTTGGGCTGCCTCCTGGCCTGTTTTTTGGAATGGGGGTCTCGATCAGTGCAGACCGAGAGCCCAGAGGCCTCCAGCAATGCACG gGACAATGAAGCCTTTGAGGTGCCAACCTATGTCGAAGCCACAGTGATGGACCCGCAGCCCCATCCCCAAGAGTTGGACCAACCACCCTCTTACAGCAGCATTGTAATCCCCTCAGGACTTGAGGAGGGACAGCCTAACCATCCAGAGGAGCCCAGGAGAGCCAGACTGGACAGGCGAGTGGGCTCAGAGGGGTCTGTGACCTCAGGAAGTCTTAGAAGACCTCCAGTCAGCCTTCGGCTTCGGTGGTCACGGGCTGCATCCACTGTTCCTGATTTGCAGACCTTGTGGACGCCCCCCAGATTGGAACCTCTGACTCCACCCCCTGCCTATGAAGTCAGCTGTGATCACTCTGATGATGATGTTTTCTATGGAAACAACTGGACACCCCCCTAA